GTCCAGGAGATGGTCGAGTTGATCGAGGCATCCACCCCATGAGCACCAACCTCTCCGACGGATCTCTTCCATACCGCATCGCTGTGCTCTGCTACCTCCGCGATGCCGAGGGGCGCCTGCTGATGCTGCATCGAGCCAAAGCCCCCAACTGTGGGATGTACTCGCCTATTGGTGGGAAACTGGAACCGTCAACTGGCGAGAGTCCGCACTGCTGCGCGTTGCGGGAAACCGAGGAAGAAGCTGGCATCAGCCTGGGCTATGACGAAATACGGCTGATGGGCATGGTGTCTGAGACCGCGTATGAGGGCGAGTGCCACTGGTTGCTCTTCCTGTTCGAAGTTACCAGGACCATTGGGCATGATGAAATTGCCGCGTACGAAATGAACGAGGGCACACTGAAGTGGCTCGATCGCGATGCGATCGAGGACTTACCCCTGCCCGAGACCGACCGCACCATCATCTGGCCGCTGGTAGCGGAACATGCCGGCGGGTACTTCGCATGCCATATCGATTGCCGGACCACACCACTCTCGTGGACGGTGCAGGAGTCGTGGAAAGCCTCAAGCACCTGTGCGAGTGAGTCC
This is a stretch of genomic DNA from Phycisphaerales bacterium. It encodes these proteins:
- a CDS encoding NUDIX domain-containing protein, with product MSTNLSDGSLPYRIAVLCYLRDAEGRLLMLHRAKAPNCGMYSPIGGKLEPSTGESPHCCALRETEEEAGISLGYDEIRLMGMVSETAYEGECHWLLFLFEVTRTIGHDEIAAYEMNEGTLKWLDRDAIEDLPLPETDRTIIWPLVAEHAGGYFACHIDCRTTPLSWTVQESWKASSTCASES